Proteins from a genomic interval of Pecten maximus chromosome 13, xPecMax1.1, whole genome shotgun sequence:
- the LOC117341537 gene encoding beta-1,3-galactosyltransferase 1-like, giving the protein MKQARKSGRACTNTFLLYMFTGLCIVMVSTALVYWQYVYEISNLSVMLTNTVHNLYVNTTSVVFGVNKPITTRTGVRNTTSSNLSAVVTIVNVPSTKILPKVSPKPPTDRPDSCEMCFRHDFNYILQNDEICARKDKTPDIEVIILIFTVHKNRLERDTIRQTWLTYAKNNSIDSNVRYAFLLGAPSSPAMDKAVKEEFDIHQDILQEDFKDAYSNLTYKTMMAFKWASTKCKDAKFVMKTDDDMYVNIPNILTTLKTNKDKLQTRVGGACHRVAEPIRDHRSKWYASKKSFPGSHYPGFCSGTGYVTSMNVATKVFEVSKKVPFFHLEDVYVALCIKKLGYNLLPIANFNAGRFPADPCIYQGIAMMTSHQVPPDMMKKMWLGKCKRHG; this is encoded by the coding sequence ATGAAGCAGGCAAGGAAGAGCGGTCGGGCGTGTACCAACACATTTCTGCTATACATGTTTACCGGCTTGTGTATTGTGATGGTGTCTACTGCTTTGGTTTACTGGCAGTACGTCTACGAAATCTCCAATCTGTCTGTAATGCTGACAAACACCGTACACAACTTATATGTTAACACAACCAGTGTTGTGTTTGGTGTCAACAAGCCTATTACCACGCGGACGGGAGTTCGTAACACGACATCATCCAACCTGTCGGCGGTAGTCACGATTGTTAATGTACcttcaacaaaaatattaccGAAAGTGTCACCTAAACCACCGACCGACCGTCCAGATAGTTGTGAAATGTGTTTCAGGCACGATTTTAACTATATACTTCAAAATGACGAAATATGCGCCCGTAAGGACAAAACGCCAGACATAGAGGtcattatactgatatttaCAGTCCACAAAAACAGACTAGAACGGGACACAATACGACAAACCTGGCTTACGTATGCTAAAAACAACTCTATAGATTCGAACGTTAGATACGCCTTCCTTCTCGGAGCGCCTTCCTCTCCAGCGATGGATAAAGCGGTAAAGGAGGAATTCGATATACACCAGGATATTCTTCAGGAAGATTTTAAAGATGCTTACAGTAATCTAACGTACAAAACTATGATGGCTTTCAAATGGGCCAGCACCAAGTGTAAGGACGCCAAATTCGTGATGAAGACTGATGACgatatgtatgttaatattCCCAATATTCTTACGACATTAAAAACCAACAAAGACAAATTACAAACTCGGGTGGGAGGGGCGTGTCACCGAGTAGCAGAACCAATCCGCGACCACCGTTCAAAATGGTACGCATCAAAAAAGAGTTTCCCCGGAAGTCACTATCCGGGATTTTGTTCCGGTACCGGCTATGTCACCAGTATGAACGTGGCTACCAAAGTGTTTGAGGTGTCCAAAAAGGTGCCATTTTTCCACCTGGAGGATGTGTATGTCGCCCTTTGTATAAAAAAACTGGGGTACAATCTACTGCCTATCGCCAATTTCAATGCTGGTAGATTCCCGGCCGATCCCTGTATATACCAGGGGATAGCcatgatgacgtcacatcaaGTTCCACCCGATATGATGAAGAAAATGTGGTTAGGAAAGTGTAAGAGACATGGATGA